The Lycium barbarum isolate Lr01 chromosome 9, ASM1917538v2, whole genome shotgun sequence genome has a segment encoding these proteins:
- the LOC132608988 gene encoding cytochrome b-c1 complex subunit 6, protein MSDEEVVDPKATLEVQCKPKCVRQLKEYQACTKRIEGDESGNKHCTGQYFDYWQCIDKCVAAKLFDHLK, encoded by the exons AT GTCGGACGAGGAAGTTGTTGACCCAAAGGCGACACTGGAAGTACAATGCAAGCCTAAGTGTGTAAGGCAACTAAAGGAGTATCAG GCATGTACTAAACGGATAGAAGGTGATGAATCAGGGAACAAGCATTGCACTGGACAGTATTTTGATTATTGGCAATGCATTGACAAATGT GTTGCCGCGAAGCTATTTGACCACCTCAAGTAA
- the LOC132608987 gene encoding cytochrome b-c1 complex subunit 6-like isoform X3, giving the protein MSEEEVVDPKATMEVTCKPKCVRQLKEYQACSRRIEGDESGSKHCTGQYFDYWQCIDKCVAPKLFEKLK; this is encoded by the exons AT GTCGGAGGAGGAAGTTGTTGACCCAAAGGCTACAATGGAAGTAACTTGCAAGCCTAAGTGTGTCAGACAACTAAAGGAGTATCAG GCATGTAGTAGAAGGATAGAAGGCGATGAATCAGGTAGCAAGCATTGCACTGGACAGTATTTTGATTATTGGCAATGCATTGACAAATGT GTTGCCCCGAAGCTGTTTGAGAAACTCAAGTAA